The genome window AGCGCTTTGCCGGCATCGACGTTTTCGACATCGAAGTCGATTCCGAAAGCCCGCAAGCTTTCATCGACACTGTAAAGCGCATCTCCATCACTTTCGGTGGCATCAACCTGGAAGACATCAAGGCACCTGAGTGCTTCGAGATCGAAAAGGCCCTGATCGAACAGTGCGACATTCCGGTATTCCACGATGACCAGCACGGCACCGCGATCGTTACTGCGGCCGGCATGATCAACGCCCTGGAAATCGCTGGCAAAACCCTGGCTGACGCTCAGATCGTCTGCCTGGGCGCTGGTGCTGCGGCCATCTCCTGCATGAAGTTGCTGGTGAGCATGGGCGCCAAGCTGGAAAACATCTTCATGGTCGACAGCAAGGGCGTTGTTCAGTCCGAGCGTACCGACCTGAACCAGTACAAGGCGATGTTTGCCCACGCGACCGAGAAGCGCACCCTGGCTGACGCCTTGAACGGTGCAGACGTGTTCGTTGGCCTGTCCGGCCCGAACCTGCTCAGCGCCGAAGGCCTGAAGTCCATGGCGGCCAACCCGATCGTGTTCGCCTGCTCCAACCCGGATCCGGAAATCTCCCCGGAACTGGCGCACGCCACCCGTAACGACGTGATCATGGCCACTGGCCGTTCGGACTACCCGAACCAGGTCAACAACGTATTGGGCTTCCCGTTCATCTTCCGTGGTGCCCTGGACGTTCGCGCCAAGCGCATCAACGAAGAGATGAAAGTAGCGGCCGCCAACGCCCTGCGTGAACTGGCCAAGCTGCCGGTGCCTCAGGATGTCTGCGATGCCTACGGTGGTGCCCCGCTGGCGTTCGGCCGTGAGTACATCATTCCGAAACCAATGGATAAGCGCCTGATCACCCTGATCTCCGATGCCGTGGCTAAAGCCGCCATCGAGACCGGTGTGGCCACCCTGCCGTATCCGAAGCACTACCCGCTGCAAAGCGTGGATGATGTGTTCAACGGCTAAGCGGTTGTAGCGCACCAACAAAAAGCCCCGGCTCTCACGAGTCGGGGCTTTTTTGTGGCGATTCGCTTGGGCCTAGTGGGGCTCCAAGGGTGGGAGCGGGCTTGCTCGCGAACGCGGTGGGTCAGTCGCCAGGTTCATTGACTGACACTCCGCTTTCGCGAGCAAGCCCGCTCCCACATTGGATCTGCGCGAGTTAGAAGAGATCGATCGGCGCCGCCTCATCCGCCGGCAGCGGGCTGCCCGGTGCAGTGCCGTTACCCAGCTCGTTGACCGACGGCGGGGTGTCTTCGCTCTTGAACAACTCGAAGTACGCATTTGGCGTGCTGGGTGAAGCCGCACGGCCACTCACCGGATCGATCCGCAGGCTGAGAATGCCTTCCGGCTCAGGTTGGGTGTGCAGCGGCTTGTCTTTCAAGGCCGCGCCCATGTAGCTCATCCAGATCGGCAGGGCGACGGTGCCACCAAACTCGCGACGACCGAGGCTTTCCGGTTGGTCATAACCAGTCCATACGGTGGTCACGTAATCACCGTTGTAGCCGGAGAACCAGGCGTCCTTGGACTCGTTGGTGGTACCGGTCTTGCCGGCGATGTCTGCACGGCCCAAGGCCAGGGCGCGACGGCCGGTGCCTTTCTTGATCACGTCTTCCAGAATGCTGTTGAGGATATAGGTGGTACGGCCATCCACGATACGTTCAGCTACCGCCGGTGCTTGTGGCTCGGTTGGCGCCGGGGCGTTTGCAGCTGGCGCTGCGCCGGGTGTCGGCTCGATGGTGATGCCACCGTTGCTCGGTGCGGCGATGCCATCAGGTGCTGCAACCCCGTTGACCACATCGCCCGGCACGCGCGGCGGGTTGGCGGTGAACAGTGTGTCGCCATTGCGGCTCTCGATCTTGTCGATCAGGTACGGCGTGATCTTGTAGCCGCCGTTGGCAAAGGTGCTCCAGCCGGTGGCGATTTCCATCGGCGTGAGGGTCGCGGTGCCGAGGGCCAGGGACAGGTTGGGTGGCAGGTCCGACTTGTTGAAGCCGAAGCGCGTCATGTAGTCGATAGTCTTGCCAACGCCCATCGCCTGCAGCAGGCGGATCGACACCAGGTTACGCGACTTGTACAGCGCCTCGCGAATACGGATCGGGCCGAGGAACGTGTTGGTGTCGTTCTTCGGACGCCAGACCTTGTCCAGGTACTCGTCGACAAACACGATCGGCGCGTCGTTGACCAGGCTGGCGGCGGTGTAGCCGTTGTCCAGTGCAGCGCTGTAGACGAACGGTTTGAAGCTTGAGCCCGGCTGGCGCTTGGCCTGGGTGGCGCGGTTGTAGTTGCTTTGCTCGAAGGCAAAACCACCGACCAGGGCGCGGATGGCACCGTTCTGCGGGTCAAGAGACACCAGCGCGCCTTGAGCCACAGGCACCTGGCTGAATTTCAGGCTGTCGTCTTTCTGGCGTTTTACGCGGATCAAGTCACCCACCTGCGCCACGTCCGACGGCTGCTTGGGCATCGGGCCCATGCTGTTGGTGTTCAGGAAGGGGCGTGCCCACTTCATGCTGTCCCACGACACATGGCCTTCACCGGTGCGGGTCAGTACTTGCACGCCATCCTTCTTCACTTGGGTGACGATGGCCGGCTCCAGGCCGCTGATGGGGCGCTGTTTGCTCAGTTCGGTGGTCCAGGCGCTCAGGGTTTTGCCGGGCAGGCGCGATTCGGGGCCGCGATAGCCATGGCGCTGGTCATAGGTGATGAGGCCGTCATGGACAGCGTTGTTGGCGATGTCCTGCAAGTTGCTCGGAACAGTGGTGGTCACACGGAAGCCTTCGGTGTAGGCCTCGCTGCCATAACGGCCGACCATTTCGGCACGCGCCATTTCGGCGATGTACGGTGCATTCACTTCCGGTGTCGGCACGTGATAGCTGGCATTCAACGGCTCGGCGACGGCGCTTTCATAGGCGGCCTGGTCGATCTTGCCCAGCTTGTACATGCGCCCCAGGATCCAGTCGCGACGCTCTTTGCTGCGCGCGGGGTTGGCCAGTGGGTTAAAGCGTGACGGGGCCTTTGGCAGGCCGGCAATCATTGCCATCTGCGCCAGGCTGGCGTCACGAATCGACTTGCCATAGTAGACCTGGGACGCCGCTTCGATCCCGTAGGCGCGGTTGCCCAGGTAGATCTTGTTGACGTACAGCTCAAGGATTTCGTCCTTGGTCAACTGACGTTCGATCTGCAATGCCAGCAGGATTTCAGTGGCTTTACGCGAAAAGCTGCGCTCGCTGGTGAGGAAAAAGTTCTTCGCCACCTGCATGGTGATGGTGCTGCCGCCGGACTGAAT of Pseudomonas fluorescens contains these proteins:
- a CDS encoding malic enzyme-like NAD(P)-binding protein, which codes for MSDLKTAALEYHAHPRPGKLSVELTKATATARDLSLAYSPGVAEPVREIARDPELAYKYTGKGNLVAVISDGTAILGLGNLGPLASKPVMEGKGVLFKRFAGIDVFDIEVDSESPQAFIDTVKRISITFGGINLEDIKAPECFEIEKALIEQCDIPVFHDDQHGTAIVTAAGMINALEIAGKTLADAQIVCLGAGAAAISCMKLLVSMGAKLENIFMVDSKGVVQSERTDLNQYKAMFAHATEKRTLADALNGADVFVGLSGPNLLSAEGLKSMAANPIVFACSNPDPEISPELAHATRNDVIMATGRSDYPNQVNNVLGFPFIFRGALDVRAKRINEEMKVAAANALRELAKLPVPQDVCDAYGGAPLAFGREYIIPKPMDKRLITLISDAVAKAAIETGVATLPYPKHYPLQSVDDVFNG
- a CDS encoding penicillin-binding protein 1A, whose translation is MRLLKFFGYSIVAIVCGLLLVLSGAYLYLSPGLPSVEALRSIQLQIPLRVYSSDEKLIAEFGEMRRTPIRFADIPPNFINALLSAEDDNFANHYGVDPSSLVRAATQLVKSGHIQSGGSTITMQVAKNFFLTSERSFSRKATEILLALQIERQLTKDEILELYVNKIYLGNRAYGIEAASQVYYGKSIRDASLAQMAMIAGLPKAPSRFNPLANPARSKERRDWILGRMYKLGKIDQAAYESAVAEPLNASYHVPTPEVNAPYIAEMARAEMVGRYGSEAYTEGFRVTTTVPSNLQDIANNAVHDGLITYDQRHGYRGPESRLPGKTLSAWTTELSKQRPISGLEPAIVTQVKKDGVQVLTRTGEGHVSWDSMKWARPFLNTNSMGPMPKQPSDVAQVGDLIRVKRQKDDSLKFSQVPVAQGALVSLDPQNGAIRALVGGFAFEQSNYNRATQAKRQPGSSFKPFVYSAALDNGYTAASLVNDAPIVFVDEYLDKVWRPKNDTNTFLGPIRIREALYKSRNLVSIRLLQAMGVGKTIDYMTRFGFNKSDLPPNLSLALGTATLTPMEIATGWSTFANGGYKITPYLIDKIESRNGDTLFTANPPRVPGDVVNGVAAPDGIAAPSNGGITIEPTPGAAPAANAPAPTEPQAPAVAERIVDGRTTYILNSILEDVIKKGTGRRALALGRADIAGKTGTTNESKDAWFSGYNGDYVTTVWTGYDQPESLGRREFGGTVALPIWMSYMGAALKDKPLHTQPEPEGILSLRIDPVSGRAASPSTPNAYFELFKSEDTPPSVNELGNGTAPGSPLPADEAAPIDLF